In Raphanus sativus cultivar WK10039 chromosome 5, ASM80110v3, whole genome shotgun sequence, the following proteins share a genomic window:
- the LOC108862532 gene encoding chromatin-remodeling ATPase INO80 isoform X2, which translates to MDPSRRQLKDSRYANLFDLEPLMNFRIPRHEDETDYYGSSSQDETRGNQVANYGNGVKPGMNSSAKKRKRWTEVDDDVEDGDDHNYSRHVTEEHYRAMLGEHVQRFKSRSRESRGNHAPLLGVPVRNKSNVGINRGRNDHHRRFYDVDTSSNFAADGIPQRRGSYRESNITPKVAYEPSYLDIGEGVVYKIPPSYDKLVASLNLPSFSDIHVDDFYLKGALDLRSLAELMARDKRSGARSRNGMGEPRPQYDSLQARVKALSASNSSPNFSLKVSEDAMNSVIPEGAAGTTARTILSEGGVLQVHYVKVLEKGDTYEIVQRSLPKKLKVKNDPAVIEKAERDKIRKVWINIVRRDIPKHHRVFTTFHRKQSIDAKRFADGCQREVRMKVARSFKLPRSAPIRTRKISRDMLLFWKRYDKQMAEERKKQEKEAAEALKREQELREAQRQQQRLNFLIKQTELYSHFMQNKTDAMPSEPLPIGDENLADKVILEPSAAKLSEVEDPEVAKMKEDALKAAREAVSKQRKITDAFDTEYMKLQQPSDMEGPSIDVSVSGSGNIDLHNPSTMPVTSTVQTPEMFKGTLKEYQMKGLQWLVNCYEQGLNGILADEMGLGKTIQAMAFLAHLAEEKNIWGPFLVVAPASVLNNWADEISRFCPDLKTLPYWGGLQERTILRKNINPKRMYRRDAGFHILITSYQLLVTDEKYFRRVKWQYMVLDEAQAIKSSTSIRWKTLLSFNCRNRLLLTGTPIQNNMAELWALLHFIMPMVFDSHEQFNEWFSKGIENHAEHGGTLNEHQLNRLHAILKPFMLRRVKKDVVSELTTKTEVTVHCKLSSRQQAFYQAIKNKISLAELFDSNRGHFNEKKILNLMNIVIQLRKVCNHPELFERNEGSSYLYFGVMSNSLLPPPFGELEDVHYSGGQNPITYKIPKLLEKEMLQNSETFCSSIGKGLSRESFLKHFNIFSPEYIHRSTLPSDGSVDQAVSGSGAFGFSRLMDLSPSEVGYLALCSVMERLLFSILKWERQFLDEIVDSFMEFTDDDLNGDNITRVKTRAVTRMLLMPSKVETSLLKGKVSTGPTCHSFESLVISHQDRLLSNIKLLHSAYTFIPKARAPPVSVHCSDRNSAYRITEEMHQPWLKRLLIGFARTSEANGPRKPSSLPHPLIQEIDSELPVVQPALQLTHRIFGSCPPMQSFDPAKLLTDSGKLQTLDILLKRLRAGNHRVLLFAQMTKMLNILEDYMNYRKYKYLRLDGSSTIMDRRDMVRDFQQRSDIFVFLLSTRAGGLGINLTAADTVIFYESDWNPTLDLQAMDRAHRLGQTKDVTVYRLICKETVEEKILHRASQKNTVQQLVMTGGHVQGDDVFGTADVVSLLMDDAEAAQLEQKFRELPLQVKDRQKKKQPMKRIRIDAEGDAALEELDDATERQDNGEEPADQEPENTKPSNKKRKAASTPRARVPQKAKEDENGEGDDTPLQPQRTKRVKRQTKSINESLEPVFSASVTPTNGDFNPSTSNADG; encoded by the exons ATGGATCCTTCGAGAAGGCAATTGAAGGACTCGCGTTACGCTAATCTCTTCGATCTCGAG CCGTTGATGAACTTCAGGATCCCGAGACATGAAGATGAGACTGATTACTATGGGAGTAGTAGCCAGGATGAAACTAGAGGCAATCAAG TAGCAAACTACGGCAACGGTGTTAAACCGGGGATGAATTCGAGTGCCAAGAAGAGAAAGCGGTGGACAGAGGTTGATGATGATGTAGAGGATGGTGATGATCATAACTACAGTCGACATGTTACCGAGGAGCATTACAGAGCAATGCTTGGGGAGCATGTGCAAAGATTCAAAAGTAGGTCCAGGGAGTCTCGAGGGAATCACGCGCCTCTGTTGGGTGTTCCGGTGCGTAATAAGAGCAATGTGGGCATTAACAGAGGTAGGAACGATCACCACAGGAGATTCTATGACGTGGACACCTCCTCGAATTTTGCTGCTGATGGGATTCCACAAAGGCGTGGAAGCTATCGTGAATCCAATATTACCCCCAAAGTAGCATATGAGCCTTCGTATTTGGATATTGGGGAAGGTGTTGTCTACAAAATCCCTCCGAGTTATGACAAGCTGGTGGCGTCATTAAACTTACCAAGCTTTTCAGATATTCATGTGGACGATTTCTACTTGAAAGGAGCTCTGGATCTGAGATCATTAGCTGAGCTGATGGCTAGGGATAAAAGGTCTGGAGCTAGAAGCCGTAATGGAATGGGTGAGCCTCGACCTCAGTATGATTCACTTCAAGCTAGAGTGAAGGCCTTGTCAGCTTCAAACTCCAGCCCTAACTTCAGCCTCAAGGTGTCAGAAGATGCAATGAACTCTGTCATCCCAGAAGGAGCTGCTGGAACTACTGCACGGACAATACTATCAGAGGGTGGTGTTTTACAGGTCCATTACGTCAAGGTTCTTGAGAAGGGGGATACATATGAG ATTGTTCAACGAAGTCTGCCTAAGAAGCTGAAGGTAAAGAATGATCCTGCAGTAATTGAAAAGGCAGAAAGGGACAAGATTCGAAAAGTTTGGATCAACATTGTCAGAAGAGATATACCAAAACACCATAGAGTTTTCACAACGTTTCATCGGAAACAATCAATTGATGCCAAAAGGTTTGCAGATGGTTGCCAACGAGAG GTGAGGATGAAGGTGGCCAGATCATTCAAACTGCCAAGGAGTGCACCAATTCGCACCAGGAAGATATCCAGAGACATGCTGCTATTCTGGAAGCGCTATGACAAGCAGATG GCCGAAGAGAGGAAAAAACAGGAAAAGGAAGCGGCAGAGGCATTAAAACGTGAACAGGAGCTTCGAGAGGCACAAAGGCAGCAACAGAGgcttaattttcttattaaacAGACTGAACTTTACAGTCACTTCATGCAAAACAAAACCGATGCAATGCCTTCCGAACCCCTGCCGATAGGAGATGAAAATCTGGCTGACAAAGTAATCCTGGAACCTTCAGCAGCAAAACTTTCTGAGGTGGAGGATCCTGAAGTTGCTAAAATGAAGGAAGATGCCCTGAAGGCTGCTCGAGAGGCAGTGTCAAAGCAGAGAAAAATAACAGATGCATTTGACACTGAATATATGAAGCTACAGCAACCTTCTGACATGGAAGGACCATCAATTGATGTCTCAGTCTCGGGCTCGGGCAATATAGACTTACATAACCC ATCTACAATGCCTGTCACATCAACAGTTCAGACTCCAGAAATGTTTAAAGGAACTCTAAAGGAATACCAAATGAAAGGCCTTCAGTGGCTAGTGAATTGTTATGAGCAG GGTTTGAATGGCATTCTTGCGGATGAAATGGGCTTGGGTAAGACTATTCAAGCTATGGCGTTCTTGGCACATTTGGCTGAG GAAAAAAACATTTGGGGTCCATTTCTTGTTGTTGCCCCTGCTTCTGTTCTTAACAATTGGGCTGATGAGATTAGTCGTTTCTGTCCTGACTTGAAAACTCTTCCGTATTGGGGAGGGTTACAAGAACGGACAATTTTACGAAAGAATATCAATCCCAAGCGTATGTACCGAAG GGATGctggttttcatattttaattacCAGCTATCAGCTATTAGTAACTGATGAAAAGTATTTTCGCCGGGTGAAGTGGCAGTATATGGTACTAGATGAGGCCCAAGCAATCAAAAGTTCCACAAG TATAAGATGGAAGACCCTGCTTAGTTTCAACTGTCGGAACCGATTGCTTCTGACTGGTACTCCAATTCAGAATAACATGGCGGAGTTATGGGCCTTGCTGCACTTCATCATGCCAATGGTGTTTGACAGCCATGAACAATTTAATGAGTGGTTCTCAAAAGG AATCGAGAATCATGCTGAACATGGAGGCACTTTAAACGAGCACCAGCTTAACAGACTG CATGCAATATTAAAGCCATTCATGCTGCGACGTGTCAAAAAGGATGTGGTTTCTGAGCTAACTACAAAGACGGAAGTTACAGTACACTGCAAGCTCAGTTCTCGACAACAAGCTTTCTATCAGGCTATCAAGAACAAAATTTCTCTGGCTGAGTTGTTTGACAGCAACCGTGGGCATtttaatgaaaagaaaatattgaatCTGATGAATATCGTCATTCAACTTAGAAAG GTTTGCAACCATCCAGAGTTGTTCGAAAGGAATGAAGGGAGCTCGTATCTCTACTTTGGAGTGATGTCCAATTCCCTTTTACCCCCTCCCTTTGGTGAGCTAGAGGATGTACACTATTCTGGTGGTCAAAATCCCATAACATACAAG ATACCTAAACTCCTAGAGAAAGAAATGCTCCAAAACTCTGAAACGTTTTGCTCTTCTATCGGGAAGGGCTTATCAAGAGAATCCTTTCTGAagcattttaatatattttcaccaGAGTATATTCATAGGTCAACACTCCCATCTGATGGTAGCGTAGATCAAGCAGTTAGTGGAAGTGGAGCATTTGGCTTTTCCCGTTTGATGGATTTATCACCATCAGAAGTTGGATATCTGGCTTTGTGCTCCGTCATGGAAAGGCTATTATTCTCTATACTGAAATGGGAGCGGCAATTCTTGGATGAAATAGTAGACTCTTTTATGGAATTCACAGATGATGATCTTAATGGAGATAACATCACAAGAGTTAAAACCAGAGCTGTCACAAGAATGTTGTTGATGCCATCAAAAGTTGAAACGAGTTTGCTGAAAGGGAAAGTCAGCACAGGCCCTACCTGTCACTCATTTGAATCTCTAGTGATCTCTCATCAGGATAGGCTACTTTCAAATATCAAACTCCTACACTCTGCGTATACGTTTATCCCCAAAGCCAGAGCTCCACCG GTAAGCGTTCATTGCTCGGACAGAAACTCTGCATACAGAATTACAGAGGAAATGCACCAACCATGGCTGAAGAGACTATTAATCGGATTTGCACGAACCTCTGAAGCTAATGGGCCAAGGAAGCCGAGCAGCCTTCCACATCCTTTAATCCAAGAAATTGACTCAGAACTTCCAGTTGTGCAACCTGCGCTTCAACTGACGCACAGAATATTTGGTTCTTGCCCTCCAATGCAAAGTTTTGACCCTGCAAAGTTGCTCACG GACTCTGGGAAGCTGCAGACACTTGATATATTATTGAAGCGGCTTAGAGCTGGAAATCACAGGGTGCTCCTCTTTGCACAAATGACAAAGATGCTGAATATTCTCGAG GATTACATGAACTATAGAAAGTACAAGTACCTCAGGCTTGATGGATCCTCCACCATCATGGATCGCCGAGATATGGTTAGGGATTTTCAGCAAAG GAGCGATATTTTTGTGTTCTTGCTGAGCACTAGAGCTGGAGGACTTGGTATCAACTTGACTGCTGCTGACACAGTCATATTCTATGAAAGTGATTGGAATCCCACCTTGGATTTACAAGCTATGGACAGAGCTCATCGTCTTGGTCAAACAAAAGAT GTTACTGTTTATCGGCTCATCTGCAAGGAAACAGTGGAAGAGAAAATATTGCACAGAGCCAGTCAGAAAAATACAGTTCAACAGCTTGTAATGACAGGAGGTCATGTACAGGGTGATGATGTTTTTGGAACTGCGGATGTGGTATCGTTGCTTATGGATGATGCAGAGGCAGCACAACTAGAGCAGAAATTCAGAGAACTACCATTACAG GTAAAGGACAGGCAGAAGAAAAAACAGCCAATGAAACGAATCAGAATAGATGCTGAAGGAGATGCAGCTTTGGAAGAGTTGGATGATGCTACCGAACGTCAGGATAATGGGGAGGAACCTGCTGACCAAGAACCGGAAAATACAAAACCTAGTAACAAAAAG AGGAAGGCTGCGTCAACTCCGAGAGCTAGAGTTCCTCAGAAAGCAAAGGAAGACGAGAATGGTGAAGGAGATGATACTCCTCTTCAGCCTCAGAGAACAAAAAGAGTAAAGAGACAAACAAAGAGCATAAACGAGTCTCTTGAACCTGTCTTCTCTGCATCAGTTACTCCAACAAATGGAGATTTCAACCCAAGTACCTCTAATGCAGATGGTTAA